A DNA window from Paenibacillus sp. HWE-109 contains the following coding sequences:
- a CDS encoding transporter substrate-binding domain-containing protein, with amino-acid sequence MKKGLSVLLGTVIIISLTACGNSATTANPSKESSQPVSTTVKKYTFGTDATYPPFEFQKDGKYIGIDIDLLNAIAKEEGFEVEIKPMNFKGIIPAITAKQLDGAVAGISITDERKQVVGLSDSYYQAGLSLIVREDNTTIKTPEDLKGKVIAIKKGTAGSKLADEYGKKYGAQVKYFDDSPSMYQEVANKNADVTIEDYPVISYKIAIDPNSKLKIVGDRLNGDNYGIAVSKENEELLKKINDGLKKLKDNGKYDQIINTYMGKSTK; translated from the coding sequence ATGAAAAAAGGTTTATCAGTCTTATTGGGGACGGTTATCATTATATCTCTTACTGCATGTGGAAATAGTGCAACTACAGCTAATCCATCTAAGGAATCCTCGCAACCTGTTTCAACAACGGTAAAAAAATACACGTTTGGTACGGATGCGACATATCCCCCCTTTGAGTTCCAAAAAGATGGCAAGTACATCGGAATCGATATTGATTTACTGAATGCAATTGCCAAAGAAGAAGGTTTCGAAGTTGAAATCAAACCAATGAATTTCAAAGGAATTATTCCTGCAATTACGGCTAAGCAATTGGATGGCGCTGTAGCCGGTATCAGTATTACAGACGAACGCAAACAGGTTGTAGGACTTTCGGATTCCTATTATCAAGCGGGGCTTTCGCTAATTGTTCGTGAAGATAATACAACGATTAAGACACCTGAGGACCTCAAGGGAAAAGTCATTGCGATAAAAAAAGGAACTGCTGGATCTAAGCTTGCCGATGAATATGGCAAAAAATATGGTGCCCAAGTGAAATATTTCGATGATAGCCCGTCCATGTATCAAGAAGTAGCGAACAAAAATGCAGATGTTACTATAGAAGACTATCCGGTGATCTCCTACAAGATTGCCATTGATCCCAATTCCAAGCTGAAAATTGTAGGTGATCGTCTGAACGGTGACAACTATGGTATCGCGGTGAGTAAAGAGAATGAGGAATTGCTGAAAAAAATCAATGATGGACTCAAGAAGCTGAAAGACAACGGGAAATATGATCAGATCATCAACACATATATGGGGAAATCCACAAAATAG
- a CDS encoding sodium-dependent transporter, whose translation MSNNHTAGQVESKKKGTVERFTKSGFILAAIGSSVGLGNMWKFPYITGKHGGAAFFLLFIICLIIVGLPILLAEMTIGRGGRGNASVSFFNLTGKKYWGAFGLLSILTAFMIMSYYAVVAGWTLHYTVESFSGLLFQEGSDYKTKFVSFASGYWPIFWQAVVMLITGWILAKGVSGGIEKFNKILIPGFLVILLILMVRSLTLPGAAEGVSFFLKPDFSKLDAESALVALGHAFFSLSLGMGCMLTYGSYVEKRQSLGAATLAIGFGDLVYAFIAGLVIFPTVFSYGLEPGEGVGLAFMALPAAFSQMPFGFFFGGLFFLLLAIAALTSAISILEVPVAYAMYKWQWSRKKSAIILSVVCFCVGVPAGLSVGGVLGDFHPGGKSIFDWMDFITSYVLMPFGGLVVTLFTGYAWKKAGEEAGLKGFWYAAWIFLLRVVAPILIVCVFLHSVGIIKFS comes from the coding sequence ATGAGCAACAATCATACAGCGGGACAAGTTGAGAGCAAGAAAAAAGGAACAGTCGAGCGCTTCACGAAATCTGGTTTTATTTTGGCTGCGATTGGCAGTTCGGTAGGGTTAGGCAACATGTGGAAGTTTCCCTATATTACAGGGAAGCACGGCGGGGCAGCCTTTTTCCTGTTGTTTATTATTTGTTTAATTATTGTAGGGTTACCCATATTGCTTGCGGAGATGACAATTGGCCGCGGAGGCAGAGGCAATGCTTCGGTATCTTTTTTTAATCTGACTGGTAAAAAATATTGGGGGGCATTCGGACTGCTGTCCATCCTCACTGCATTCATGATCATGTCCTACTATGCCGTAGTCGCGGGTTGGACGTTGCATTATACAGTGGAGTCTTTCAGCGGCCTGCTATTTCAAGAAGGCTCCGACTATAAAACCAAGTTTGTGTCCTTTGCTTCAGGCTACTGGCCGATCTTCTGGCAGGCTGTGGTTATGCTGATTACAGGCTGGATTCTAGCCAAAGGGGTTTCTGGTGGTATTGAGAAATTCAATAAAATTTTGATTCCCGGTTTTCTTGTCATCTTGTTGATTCTCATGGTTCGTTCGCTTACGCTCCCAGGGGCAGCAGAAGGTGTGTCCTTTTTCTTGAAACCGGACTTTTCCAAGCTGGATGCAGAATCTGCCCTAGTTGCTTTGGGACATGCGTTCTTTTCCCTATCCCTCGGGATGGGCTGTATGTTAACTTACGGTTCCTATGTAGAAAAAAGACAGTCGCTTGGCGCAGCGACGCTAGCTATTGGTTTCGGTGATCTGGTGTATGCCTTCATCGCAGGTCTTGTTATTTTCCCTACTGTGTTTTCCTACGGGCTTGAGCCAGGCGAAGGCGTAGGTTTGGCGTTCATGGCGCTGCCTGCAGCATTCTCACAAATGCCGTTTGGCTTCTTCTTCGGCGGTTTATTCTTCTTGTTGCTTGCTATTGCAGCGTTAACTTCCGCCATTTCCATTCTGGAAGTGCCCGTCGCGTATGCGATGTATAAATGGCAGTGGAGCCGCAAAAAATCAGCTATTATCTTATCAGTCGTTTGCTTCTGCGTGGGGGTTCCGGCAGGACTATCGGTTGGCGGCGTGCTGGGGGACTTTCATCCAGGAGGCAAAAGTATTTTTGATTGGATGGATTTTATAACGTCCTATGTGCTGATGCCATTCGGTGGTTTAGTCGTTACTTTATTTACAGGCTATGCATGGAAGAAAGCTGGCGAAGAAGCAGGATTGAAAGGCTTTTGGTATGCCGCCTGGATTTTCCTGCTTCGTGTGGTAGCTCCAATCCTGATCGTTTGCGTGTTCTTGCATTCGGTAGGGATAATCAAGTTTTCATAA
- a CDS encoding response regulator, producing the protein MALSIIIVDDDLVCRSMLQDIIEECGIGEVIGMAEGGIEGVHMILKSKPDVVLIDLLMPDQDGIETIKRLKSMDYNGKFIMISQIENKDMVGEAYQKGIEFFIHKPINRVEVEHVLSKVNDQWKYERYITEIKQSLAKLDITELTTVRKVRKVRDVVKPILMDLGIIGEIGSKDIVAVMEYAIEQRQVTSFPPLKELYESVAHTYKQSQKEVDKESKAIEQRIRRTIMSALNHMASIGLTDYSNPKFEYYAPLYFDFQDVRMRMKVMDEEQSPEKGKINIKKFLQVFYMETLEKVNH; encoded by the coding sequence ATGGCACTTTCGATCATAATCGTAGATGATGATCTCGTCTGCAGGAGTATGCTGCAAGATATTATTGAGGAATGCGGCATTGGCGAAGTAATAGGAATGGCAGAAGGCGGCATTGAGGGAGTTCATATGATCCTTAAATCGAAGCCGGATGTTGTATTGATTGATCTATTAATGCCCGATCAGGACGGTATTGAGACCATCAAACGCTTGAAAAGCATGGATTACAACGGAAAATTTATTATGATTTCGCAAATTGAAAACAAAGACATGGTCGGAGAGGCTTATCAAAAGGGGATTGAATTTTTTATCCATAAGCCGATTAACCGAGTAGAAGTAGAACATGTATTAAGTAAAGTAAATGATCAGTGGAAGTACGAGCGCTATATTACAGAGATCAAGCAGTCATTGGCCAAATTGGATATCACTGAATTAACGACTGTCCGGAAAGTGCGCAAAGTTCGTGATGTTGTGAAGCCGATTCTGATGGATTTAGGCATTATCGGGGAGATTGGCAGTAAGGATATTGTGGCCGTTATGGAGTATGCGATCGAACAGAGACAGGTAACCAGCTTCCCTCCATTAAAAGAATTGTACGAGTCAGTTGCTCATACCTATAAGCAAAGCCAGAAAGAAGTTGACAAAGAAAGCAAGGCGATTGAACAGCGCATTCGGCGAACGATTATGTCTGCTCTCAATCATATGGCGTCCATTGGACTTACGGATTACAGTAATCCTAAGTTTGAATATTATGCCCCGCTGTACTTCGATTTCCAGGATGTTCGGATGCGGATGAAAGTGATGGACGAAGAACAATCTCCCGAAAAAGGAAAAATAAACATCAAAAAGTTTTTACAAGTTTTTTATATGGAGACGTTGGAGAAGGTAAATCATTAA
- the yfbR gene encoding 5'-deoxynucleotidase gives MDHHFFAYLYRLKYIDRWSLMWNMRRENVAEHSFYVSTIAHMLCTIANEVYGRNVPTDRVVSIALFHDASEVLTGDIPQPVKHNNEQILRNFREIEDVAVERLIQTIPPEISGTYRSLIQDPDPELYRWVKAADLIEAYIKCLTELSTGNREFVVAKQQVLESLRNMNMPEVDYFLEHMSASFEKTLDEITLNPPTNNET, from the coding sequence ATGGATCATCATTTTTTTGCTTATTTATACCGTCTCAAATATATTGATCGGTGGAGTCTCATGTGGAACATGCGCAGAGAAAATGTAGCTGAGCATTCTTTCTACGTCTCCACAATCGCTCATATGCTCTGTACGATTGCCAATGAAGTTTACGGCCGCAATGTGCCTACAGATCGCGTGGTTTCCATCGCTTTGTTCCACGACGCCTCCGAGGTTCTGACCGGAGATATTCCACAACCTGTGAAGCATAACAATGAGCAAATTCTACGAAACTTCCGTGAAATTGAAGATGTTGCGGTCGAACGTTTAATCCAGACTATCCCACCGGAAATCAGCGGTACGTATCGGAGTTTAATCCAGGATCCTGATCCTGAACTATATCGTTGGGTGAAAGCTGCTGACTTGATCGAAGCCTATATCAAATGCTTAACCGAACTTTCTACTGGCAATCGCGAATTCGTCGTCGCCAAACAGCAAGTCCTGGAAAGCTTGCGCAACATGAACATGCCGGAAGTCGACTACTTCCTTGAGCATATGAGCGCCTCCTTCGAGAAAACACTGGACGAGATCACCCTGAATCCCCCAACAAACAATGAAACCTAA
- the pnpS gene encoding two-component system histidine kinase PnpS — MTKFRAKLTFILIMLIGCSMLIAGIFMAKVLEDSHVKSLQDNMERELQVIRVTSDWNRMGSESDLVASYSAQIKRIKEATYERLTYVRADGKVLGDSDQQPEQMDNHLNRPEIADAAIHGVGYTTRYSDTLKEKMLYAAIAVKNDAKETIGYLRISMSLSQVEKSVRSLWYFLGIGLLLLFLIAGLVSYRIARGMTRPIERMTKVAQQITNMNYESRVPAYSNDEVGQLGQAINRMSESLQQQMARIQENERRLQGVMENMMSGIMMIDRDERITLLNPSAEYILGFSSQELLGKRYNEAKQQIDFTKLIQECIETQDPIRDEMIFYYPAERILDIHLSPIAHEDEEWSGVLIVIHDITAVRRLERMRSEFVANVSHELKTPIAAVKGFAETLLAGALNDKETAVSFLQIIFDESERLNRLIGDILELSKIESKRIPMNFSPIYLPEFLDRSCSVLRKEAEKKHIELTLQVDDDMYIEADEDRLRQIVINLLSNGISYTQDGGKVKVRVEPLDMNADGDYERLRLIVSDTGMGIPKKDLPRIFERFYRVDKARSRSSGGTGLGLSIVKHLVELHKGTIRVDSEVGIGTKFTIELPVIH; from the coding sequence ATGACCAAGTTCCGTGCCAAACTTACCTTTATTCTGATTATGTTAATCGGCTGTTCGATGCTTATTGCCGGTATCTTCATGGCCAAAGTGCTGGAGGATTCACACGTCAAGTCTCTCCAAGACAATATGGAACGTGAGCTGCAGGTTATTCGAGTCACATCGGACTGGAACCGGATGGGATCCGAAAGCGATTTGGTCGCTTCTTACTCCGCACAAATTAAACGCATTAAAGAAGCCACCTACGAGCGTTTGACCTATGTTCGGGCGGACGGTAAAGTTTTGGGCGACTCGGATCAACAACCCGAGCAAATGGATAATCACTTAAATCGACCGGAAATTGCCGATGCGGCGATCCATGGAGTCGGTTATACAACACGCTATAGCGACACCCTCAAAGAGAAAATGCTGTATGCAGCCATAGCGGTCAAGAATGATGCCAAGGAGACCATCGGTTATTTGCGTATTTCTATGAGCCTCAGTCAAGTGGAGAAGTCGGTTCGCAGTTTGTGGTATTTCCTTGGGATTGGACTACTCTTATTGTTCCTCATAGCGGGTCTGGTCAGCTATCGGATTGCCAGAGGCATGACGCGTCCAATTGAAAGGATGACCAAGGTTGCGCAGCAAATTACGAATATGAACTATGAATCCCGGGTGCCGGCATACAGTAATGATGAGGTAGGACAACTCGGGCAAGCCATCAATCGGATGTCAGAGAGCCTGCAGCAGCAGATGGCGCGGATACAAGAGAATGAGCGCAGATTGCAAGGCGTCATGGAAAATATGATGAGCGGCATTATGATGATTGACCGGGATGAGCGAATCACGCTCCTGAATCCTTCGGCGGAATATATATTGGGTTTTTCATCCCAAGAATTGCTGGGCAAACGGTATAACGAAGCCAAACAGCAGATTGATTTCACGAAGCTTATTCAGGAATGCATTGAAACCCAGGATCCTATCCGTGATGAAATGATTTTTTATTACCCTGCTGAACGAATATTGGACATTCATTTAAGTCCGATTGCTCATGAAGATGAGGAATGGTCAGGTGTTCTTATTGTGATTCATGATATTACGGCTGTTCGTAGACTAGAGCGAATGCGCAGCGAGTTCGTAGCGAATGTTTCACATGAATTGAAGACACCGATTGCAGCAGTCAAAGGGTTTGCAGAGACGCTTCTTGCAGGCGCCCTCAATGATAAAGAAACAGCGGTTTCCTTTCTGCAAATTATTTTCGATGAAAGCGAACGGTTAAATCGACTGATTGGTGATATTCTGGAATTGTCCAAGATTGAATCCAAGCGGATTCCCATGAATTTTTCGCCGATTTACTTGCCGGAATTTCTCGATAGATCCTGCAGCGTTTTACGAAAAGAAGCCGAGAAGAAGCATATTGAGCTGACCTTGCAGGTCGACGATGATATGTATATTGAGGCAGATGAAGATCGGCTGCGGCAAATTGTCATTAATCTGCTTTCCAACGGGATTTCCTATACCCAGGATGGGGGCAAGGTCAAAGTCCGCGTAGAACCGCTGGATATGAATGCTGATGGCGACTATGAACGGCTGCGTTTGATCGTTTCGGATACTGGAATGGGAATTCCCAAGAAAGATCTGCCGCGTATTTTTGAACGGTTCTATCGGGTGGATAAAGCGCGTTCGAGAAGTTCAGGCGGCACAGGCTTGGGCTTATCGATTGTCAAACATTTAGTGGAACTGCACAAAGGGACAATACGGGTCGACAGCGAGGTCGGTATCGGGACGAAGTTCACGATTGAATTGCCTGTAATTCACTAA
- a CDS encoding polysaccharide deacetylase family protein, which yields MSKRIAITILLSLIGLSLLLTPLQAKRSQDIYYQDQVAVLMYHHIHDQDTSSSTITTALFERQLQSLLSKGYHFISLNEFKMYMDGASVPSNAVLVTFDDGYQSFYTAAYPILKSLRIPAVNFVITNDLANPMGSYIPSMSKAQVSEMTHATNFIDIGCHTNNLHHKLPSGEAALVGRLDAESDSAYQQRVLTDTQACVGKLAGLTDAPLDAMAYPYGITTPAATALIQQAGIRYAFTISPEMATRSADHLLIPRINAGSPGITPELLHRSIQRRVTAQPGSAEQRVDAAAAASQLGGSASAEGGTLRFRLGQEAFTLQVNATKATRGDARVQLREPVLREHGQITIALDDLAALIGQPLVYTPATGKVAARVAPNVKS from the coding sequence ATGTCCAAAAGAATCGCAATTACGATTCTGCTCAGCCTTATTGGCCTCTCGCTCTTGCTTACGCCGCTGCAGGCGAAGCGATCTCAAGATATCTATTATCAAGATCAGGTTGCTGTCCTCATGTATCATCACATTCATGATCAAGATACCAGCTCCAGCACGATCACGACTGCGCTTTTTGAGAGGCAGCTGCAATCCCTGTTAAGCAAAGGCTATCATTTTATTTCACTAAATGAATTCAAGATGTACATGGATGGTGCATCGGTTCCTTCCAATGCGGTTCTGGTTACGTTTGATGACGGATACCAGAGCTTTTATACGGCCGCTTATCCGATTCTGAAAAGCCTGCGAATTCCTGCGGTCAATTTCGTGATAACCAATGATCTCGCCAATCCGATGGGATCCTATATTCCTTCCATGTCCAAAGCTCAAGTCAGCGAGATGACACACGCGACGAACTTTATCGATATTGGGTGTCACACCAATAATCTCCACCATAAGCTGCCGAGCGGAGAGGCAGCTCTGGTAGGTCGGTTGGATGCTGAAAGCGATAGCGCTTATCAGCAGCGTGTTCTGACCGATACGCAAGCTTGCGTCGGCAAGCTTGCGGGCTTGACGGACGCACCGCTCGACGCGATGGCGTACCCGTACGGCATCACGACGCCTGCGGCGACGGCACTGATCCAGCAGGCGGGCATCCGCTACGCCTTCACGATCTCGCCGGAGATGGCGACGCGCAGCGCCGATCATCTGCTTATCCCGCGGATCAACGCGGGCAGCCCCGGCATCACGCCGGAGCTGCTGCACCGCTCGATCCAGCGCAGGGTTACCGCGCAGCCCGGCAGCGCCGAGCAGCGCGTGGATGCGGCTGCCGCTGCCTCGCAGCTCGGCGGCAGCGCAAGTGCCGAAGGCGGAACGCTCCGCTTCCGCCTGGGGCAAGAGGCATTCACCCTGCAGGTGAATGCGACCAAGGCAACGCGCGGCGACGCGCGCGTGCAGTTGCGTGAGCCCGTGCTGCGTGAGCACGGGCAGATCACGATCGCGCTGGACGATCTCGCCGCGCTGATCGGGCAGCCGCTCGTCTACACCCCAGCCACCGGCAAGGTGGCAGCGCGGGTGGCGCCGAACGTCAAATCATAG
- a CDS encoding amino acid ABC transporter ATP-binding protein: MIVVQHLKKKFGTNEVLKDISTTIREKEVVCVIGPSGSGKSTFLRCLNLLEDVTSGNVVIGDVEVTSPLTNIDQLRENVGMVFQLFHLFPHLTVLENIMLAPKHIKKKNKQENEQQALGLLKKVGLAAKRDVYPDQLSGGQQQRVAIARALAMNPRVLLFDEPTSALDPEMVGEVLQVMKDLALEGITMIVVTHEMGFAREVADRVIFMDGGYIVEEGTPSELFDSPKHERTQAFLSKIL, encoded by the coding sequence ATGATCGTCGTACAGCATTTGAAAAAGAAATTCGGGACGAATGAAGTGCTGAAAGATATTTCAACAACGATTCGAGAAAAAGAAGTGGTTTGTGTGATTGGACCCTCCGGATCAGGCAAGAGTACCTTTCTGCGATGCTTGAACCTGCTTGAGGATGTGACATCCGGTAACGTGGTAATCGGCGATGTCGAAGTGACTTCACCCTTAACGAATATTGATCAATTGCGCGAGAATGTAGGGATGGTGTTCCAACTCTTTCATTTATTCCCACACCTGACCGTTCTGGAAAACATCATGCTGGCTCCTAAACATATTAAAAAGAAAAATAAGCAGGAAAATGAGCAACAGGCATTGGGACTGCTTAAAAAGGTTGGATTGGCTGCGAAAAGGGATGTTTACCCTGATCAATTATCTGGTGGACAGCAGCAGCGTGTAGCGATTGCCCGGGCCTTGGCGATGAATCCGCGTGTCCTGCTATTCGATGAACCGACTTCCGCGCTTGATCCCGAGATGGTCGGCGAAGTGCTGCAGGTTATGAAGGATTTGGCTCTAGAAGGGATCACAATGATTGTCGTCACACATGAAATGGGCTTCGCTCGCGAAGTGGCAGACCGCGTTATCTTCATGGATGGGGGGTACATTGTAGAAGAAGGAACACCTTCCGAATTGTTCGATTCACCCAAGCATGAACGTACGCAAGCCTTTCTGAGCAAAATTCTTTAG
- a CDS encoding amino acid ABC transporter permease — protein sequence MTSSLQVIVDALPMLLKGALITFKIVVISLPIAFLIGLITGLMNVSSSKILRTIATFYVDIIRGTPLLVQVFFEYFGIPAFLGIRIPAETAGIIAISLNAGAYISEIFRAGIISISKGQMEAARSLGLSKWLTMRLVILPQAIRRMMPAFVNQFIVSIKDTSLLSVIGINELTQSGEIIISSNYRAFEIWGAVGIIYFVIIYLLSRLSRAFERRFASQ from the coding sequence GTGACTTCATCGTTGCAGGTTATTGTAGATGCACTACCTATGTTGTTGAAAGGCGCTCTAATTACTTTCAAAATTGTTGTCATCTCGTTGCCGATAGCTTTTTTAATAGGCTTGATTACGGGATTGATGAATGTATCATCAAGTAAAATTCTACGAACGATAGCTACTTTTTATGTGGATATCATTCGGGGGACCCCCTTGTTAGTACAGGTCTTCTTTGAATATTTTGGCATTCCGGCTTTCTTAGGGATTCGAATACCCGCAGAGACCGCAGGCATAATTGCCATCAGTTTAAATGCGGGCGCCTATATCTCGGAAATTTTTCGTGCTGGAATTATCTCTATCAGCAAGGGACAGATGGAGGCGGCTCGCTCCTTGGGATTAAGCAAATGGTTAACGATGCGGTTGGTCATTTTGCCGCAAGCTATTCGCCGAATGATGCCTGCTTTTGTCAATCAATTCATTGTAAGTATTAAGGATACATCGCTATTGTCGGTCATTGGAATTAACGAATTGACACAGAGCGGGGAAATCATTATTTCATCTAATTATCGTGCTTTTGAAATATGGGGTGCTGTTGGCATCATCTACTTCGTCATTATCTATCTGTTATCCCGCTTATCCCGCGCATTCGAGAGGAGGTTCGCATCCCAATGA
- a CDS encoding response regulator transcription factor produces the protein MAQNILVIEDEPTLARLLSYNLSQEGYHTKVVDHGGDGLQEAMQQSYDLIILDIMLPGLNGFEVLAKLRQKGNSTPVIILTARNAEDEVVQGLKHGADDYITKPFGVAELLARVSAVLRRTQSEEAAADKLKSNEKVIQAGELFIYPEKYEVVLKGESIPLRPKEFEVLLYLVQRPGVVVTRDDLMNIVWGFDYIGGQRTVDVHVSSLRKKLEMNQQSVQIDSIRGVGYKLVASMVKK, from the coding sequence ATGGCACAAAACATACTAGTCATTGAAGACGAGCCGACTTTGGCCCGATTGCTTTCGTACAACCTTTCCCAGGAAGGGTATCACACGAAGGTAGTCGATCATGGCGGCGACGGGCTTCAAGAAGCGATGCAGCAGTCCTATGATTTAATCATTTTGGATATTATGCTGCCAGGACTGAACGGATTCGAAGTATTAGCGAAACTAAGACAAAAGGGAAACAGCACACCCGTTATCATTCTAACGGCACGCAACGCAGAAGATGAAGTGGTACAAGGCCTTAAACATGGCGCTGATGATTATATAACGAAGCCCTTCGGAGTGGCGGAATTGCTGGCCCGAGTCTCTGCGGTGCTGCGAAGAACCCAGTCTGAGGAAGCAGCTGCGGATAAATTGAAATCCAATGAGAAAGTGATTCAAGCCGGTGAGTTGTTCATCTATCCGGAGAAGTATGAAGTGGTGCTGAAGGGGGAGTCCATTCCTCTGAGACCCAAGGAGTTTGAGGTTCTGCTCTATCTCGTACAGCGTCCAGGGGTAGTCGTAACGAGAGACGATTTGATGAATATCGTATGGGGTTTCGATTACATTGGCGGTCAGAGAACCGTAGACGTGCATGTGAGCTCGCTTCGCAAGAAGCTGGAAATGAATCAACAGTCGGTCCAGATCGATTCCATTCGTGGAGTGGGTTACAAGCTGGTAGCAAGTATGGTGAAAAAATAA
- a CDS encoding fumarate hydratase produces MQHFYQSVYDLIVETSTNLPGDVRRAVQAAQENEDKGTRSALSLSRIADNIHMAECNVSPICQDTGMPTFIIHCPVGANQIIMKKQILEAVANATKASKLRTNSVDSLTGANSGDNLGPGTPVVHFEQWEREDVEVKLILKGGGCENKNIQYSLPAELEGLGKAGRDLDGIRKCVMHAVYQAQGQGCSAGFIGVGIGGDRTSGYELAKHQLFRHVDDVNPHPELRKVEEYVMEHANTLGIGTMGFGGQVTLLGCKVGVMNRLPASFFVSVAYNCWAFRRQGVILNAETGEINGWSYPRGVEVSFQEAFEASAEEARNVPQDERREIVLTTPISEEQIRSLKVGDVVVINGTMHTGRDALHSYLMTHDAPVDLNGAAIYHCGPVMSKDESGEWHVKAAGPTTSIREEPYQGEIIKKFGIRAVIGKGGMGPKTLAALKEHGGVYLNAIGGAAQYYAQCFKKVEGVDYMEFGIPEAMWHLETEGFAAIVTMDSHGNSLHAEVEKNSLEKLSALKEPVFK; encoded by the coding sequence ATGCAGCATTTCTATCAAAGCGTCTACGATTTAATTGTCGAAACGTCAACAAACCTTCCGGGTGATGTGCGCCGTGCCGTGCAAGCGGCTCAAGAGAATGAGGACAAAGGAACTCGCTCTGCATTATCCCTTTCCCGAATTGCCGATAACATTCATATGGCGGAATGCAATGTATCTCCGATTTGCCAGGATACAGGCATGCCAACGTTTATTATACACTGTCCGGTTGGAGCAAACCAAATTATTATGAAGAAGCAAATTCTCGAAGCTGTCGCCAATGCTACCAAAGCAAGCAAGCTTCGCACGAACTCCGTGGATTCCTTGACAGGAGCTAATAGTGGAGACAATCTAGGACCTGGTACCCCGGTTGTTCATTTCGAGCAATGGGAACGCGAAGACGTAGAAGTTAAGCTGATCCTCAAGGGCGGCGGTTGTGAGAATAAAAATATTCAATACAGCCTGCCAGCTGAGCTTGAGGGCTTAGGCAAGGCTGGGCGCGATCTGGACGGCATCCGCAAATGCGTAATGCATGCTGTATATCAAGCACAAGGTCAAGGCTGCAGCGCTGGATTCATTGGCGTAGGCATCGGGGGAGACCGAACTAGCGGTTACGAATTAGCCAAGCATCAATTGTTCCGTCATGTTGACGATGTGAACCCGCATCCAGAGCTTCGCAAAGTAGAAGAGTATGTCATGGAGCATGCGAACACGCTTGGTATTGGCACAATGGGCTTCGGTGGTCAAGTGACTTTGCTAGGTTGCAAAGTTGGCGTTATGAATCGTTTGCCAGCCAGCTTCTTCGTTTCTGTAGCTTACAACTGTTGGGCTTTCCGCCGTCAAGGCGTGATTTTGAACGCAGAGACAGGCGAAATTAATGGCTGGTCATACCCAAGAGGCGTGGAAGTTTCTTTCCAGGAAGCGTTCGAAGCAAGTGCAGAGGAAGCTAGAAATGTACCGCAAGATGAGCGTCGTGAAATTGTCTTGACAACACCGATTTCCGAAGAGCAGATCCGTAGTCTCAAAGTCGGGGATGTTGTCGTGATTAATGGAACGATGCATACAGGGCGTGATGCGCTGCACAGTTATTTGATGACCCATGATGCTCCGGTTGATTTGAACGGAGCGGCGATTTACCACTGTGGGCCTGTTATGAGCAAAGATGAATCCGGTGAATGGCACGTCAAGGCGGCAGGTCCGACCACAAGCATTCGGGAGGAGCCTTATCAAGGCGAAATTATTAAGAAGTTCGGTATTCGCGCTGTTATCGGCAAAGGCGGTATGGGTCCGAAAACATTGGCTGCTCTCAAAGAACACGGCGGTGTTTACTTAAATGCAATCGGTGGTGCTGCCCAGTACTACGCGCAATGCTTTAAGAAGGTAGAAGGCGTTGACTATATGGAATTCGGCATTCCTGAAGCTATGTGGCATTTGGAAACAGAAGGTTTCGCTGCAATAGTAACGATGGATTCTCACGGAAATAGCTTGCATGCAGAAGTAGAGAAGAACTCTCTTGAGAAGCTGTCTGCTTTGAAAGAACCTGTTTTCAAATAG